Proteins found in one Nitrososphaerales archaeon genomic segment:
- a CDS encoding transposase family protein has translation MLLVYYRLYITYTLSGFLFNLDQSNVCRDIRVLEPLVKKCIPLPKKVYSNARRARTIEEVETYFPCFKAFKAFIDASEQEIL, from the coding sequence ATGCTCCTTGTCTATTACAGGCTATACATAACATACACTCTATCAGGTTTTCTCTTTAACCTTGATCAGAGCAATGTGTGTAGAGATATACGTGTGCTGGAACCGTTGGTAAAGAAGTGCATTCCATTGCCAAAGAAGGTCTACAGCAATGCCAGAAGGGCAAGAACAATAGAAGAGGTTGAAACATATTTTCCATGCTTCAAGGCATTCAAGGCATTCATAGACGCTTCGGAGCAGGAGATACTAAG